TGGAAATTAGATAATTCATCCGACCCATACAACAGcaaaaatttttcttgtttatGTGATACAGTCTTGATCTGGAATGGTTCAGTGAGAATGCTGtttcacaaaaaaatttcaagtgCTAGACACCATCAAGTGGAGATTGGACAGGGAAACACAAGAAAAAACACAGTTATTCGCTGCTAGCTTTCCTTCCCTAGTCCTCTTGGATCAGTGCTTACTCGGTTCTAGTTTGAACCTTCGAACCAGATTACCCGCTAGGGAGAGGAAGCACATATGATTACTCCCTGAAAGTTAAAATTCTTAACTTTCTTGATCCTCAAGCAAAATTGTACGCCTACTATGATAACCTGCAAGCTGAGGAGAGGAGAGCCGGTAGCCACAGATATGATTGAGAGAACAATAACTAGAGCCTAACAGTTAAcagatttcaagaaaacttctgcTCTTACCACAAATTATTggagacccaaaaaaaaaaaaaaaggaaaatgcaaacgACCTAGCAATTAGTAGTAGATAAAGGAGTGGACTGTACGGAATTCAAGCACAAGTTTTGCAGGGCTTGGCCTATTACCTTCTAGATGGACAGAGAGAAGTTCCTACTCAGGCAGGAGAGGGCTGATACTTACGGGAAAGGTAGCTTATTTAGATACTGCAAAAGTtttttggtgtagaaaaatgGCTAGATACCACAAGAAAGCTGAGCTTCAAGTAGACTCTTTTCGAACTCATTATTAATATCGAGGAGTTGATCTGTCGCAGAGGAGTGCCAACTTTTATAGCAGAAAACCAGTAAAAAAGTAGGATGCTAGAGAATTCTTATTACCGCACCTGATCCCACCTAATCTCACAATTAGCTTAGCACTGATTCTCTCGGCACCCAAGTCCTTTCTCGGCTCCAACACTCTTCCTGTGTCTGAAAGGCAAATTAAGCCAAATTCCACGGTTACGCTACATTCAACCATGTATCAACCTAAAGTTACTCAACGCAACATCTAATCACATGCTGTCTCCAAATCCCATCTGGGTTTTCTCTTTATTAGTGATTATTgagttttatatatatatataatcctGAAATAGTCATATCATTCAAGGGTTTCTTTGCCTATtagaattggaaaatttttaccTGAATCCAAATGTGGTTTATGAGCTCATTTACACTGGCACCTTCCCAACAAACCTTGTCCCCATCAATAAAGCTTAAAAGCTACGGTTTCTAATTGAGCCCGTAATCAACCCGACTGCCGTATTTTCCAAGATTATACATAACCCAAATTGTTCATAATCTATGTAGGACCATCAttagatttttcttcttcttttttattgcTTATCTGCGTAGTTACAACTACGGCTTATGAGCGTCACATAAGTACATTAAGTGCGTGACGTTATATTTGAGGCTTGGAAAAGGACATTTTCCTGTAATATGGATACAATTAATGAATGCTCCTGAGTTCTCTTGTTTTTGAGACCCATGCTACAAAGTGTAAACGAGAAATGTCTCGATAATTATCGATTCAAAACAAAGTGAGAAGCGCAATTGCACCTTGGATCGGGTCACCGGGCAAGCTATTTGTGGCCACACAGAAATTAGAGACGAGTCTGCAAGCGGGAGGCGTCCCGTCGTCTACTTCGTCGGCGGACCATTTGAATTTATAGAGCCGGACATATGCCATACAACCACGGCCTCCTACGCGTTCCACCATTACCACGTTGGTATACCTGCCTATTTAATGGTGCGTATTTTGATAAATGGAGCAATCCAGAACACCAACAAATTGAATAGAAAATTGCAGTTTTGATGCTAGATGCTTGAGGCATAAGTAGTTTTAATTCCTAAAATTTAGACGAAAGCAAATTTAATATCAAatgtttcaatttttaaattcatttagtTCAATTAACAGGTTTTGGCAAAATATAATCGGAATCCGGTCGTGTGAGTAGCATTAGCATGCGACGTGgctaagttttaaaaatatatgtataaaaggaaaaaatgttGGTGGCAATAATCTGTAATTAAAGGGCACTAATTAGTCATATGCCGTTGGCAAATTGTTATCGGAATTCGGTCACTCGGCATATGACTAATTAGTGCCCTTTAATTACAGATTATGGTCAccaacattttttttcattttttctgattttttaaaatttagctATTTGCGTGTAGTACTCGTGTGATTGGATTCGGGTAACAATTTATCAAACCCGGTCATTTGCACTAAATGTGCTTAAAAATTGAAACATTTGATATTAAATTTGCTTTCGTCCAAACTTTAAGGATTAAAATTGTCGATGCTCCAGATATTTGGTaccaaaattacaaatttccCAATACAAAATACACcatgtaataaattttttttttcggaataCACAATACGCAATACAAAGTTTTCGCTTCTCACGTAATAATGGATGAGTATACTTAATAATATATGACAGTTGGAATTTCGGAATGATGacttggtttaattttttttttctccaagaGATATAAAATGAAAACTATTCTTCACACACGTCACATCTTTTCCgttatttggattgtatttttggtaagatttttttttaaaaattttttgtgaGAACATTTCTCAACACAttttaattacatttttactTCACATGTGTTGCTTCTTAAAAAAAGTCGTATTGTATATCTTTTCtataaaaactttgaaaaaattATAACTCTATAAAAACTCCTAAAAAATTATAGTTCTATAAAAACtcctaaaaaaaattacaatccaaacaaattcaaAGTTAAGCCTTCAAGAGTTCTTTTGATATGCCAACTTTACTTTATGCAATGTTAGATGGAAAGATAACGTAATATGCAATAATTTTATGATCATTATATTTCTTGTGTGAAGCATCAAACAATGTAAAAAACAAATTTATAATTATAGCTATCCTCTCATAAAGTCCCAAAAAAGGGGAGAGGACCGAGTGTAGTTGAAGTTTGGTACGGTTCGATTCAGTTgttgtacatttttttttaatattacttgatatataattatattacatTATTATATACGAAATAAAAGTGGTATACATGAATAAAATATATTCCATTCGTCTCAATATTAGTGTCGTTTCTTGGGAATCTGGCTTTTTATGGAAATATAATAATCATTACGTCTAGATGAGATGTCATTGATGAATTTACATACGtataatttgaattcaaaatattcTCTTGATAATGTGTACTGGGATTTTAAAAAGTTGCTTTTTTCAAATGACAAGATTGAAAAGCATAtgttaattttgaaattgtaaCTCTTATTTTGGCACATCAATAAAGTGAAAACATGACAATAATAATGAAATGTAATCGTACCAAATCCTTGTCCACAAAAGACGGCAAGAAATGTGCGgccacaaaaaaattttttttggggtccaATTTTTCAAGGGATAAGGATTAAGGACATGAAAGCCAATACGAAACTGGAGAACTGGGAATTTAAAACAAATGGTACGCCACAGAACTCCACCGCCTTTGGGCTCTGACAATTGGTCACACGCGACAACACTGTGGATTTGATGGTAAATCCATTAAAAACCGCAGCTGATCAATGACAggccaaaccaaatctaaagaGATTCATTAACCAAACCATAAATGAGACTCACATATGATACACTTGTGCGTATCGTATAAAATGACAAATGGGGCCAAAGCCCATGCAGATGCCCCTGCCCCACGGGTAGAAATGATTACGCCGGCATGGATCCCTCGGATGAAGTCCACGACACCACCAATGTCCCATACTCAGTATCTATACCCCTGGCCTCTCCTACCAAGCAAGCGTAATGTAGGTGTAGTGCAGCGTATCGCAGCGTAGTAAATCCCTTAATTCCTGCGCGTCAACTTTTCCCCCAAGTCCAACAACGGGAGAAAACTGAAAAGAGGAACACAACAGTTACTCTGTCCACGCACCCCCAACCCAACACCCATAACACCAAGAAGTAGTGGCAAGATTACTCCTCCATTGACTGCTACTCTCTTCAGGCCAGCACTAGATTTTGCATCCAGATTCCGCCAAATACACCCTCTCAAAAAAGAGTAGTTAAAGAGAAACAATTTAAGAGCAGCACTTTGGTTGCTGCCCcgtagcagcagcagcagtagtAGTAGAAGGGAGAAATGCAAGATCCAAATGTTGGCATTGcgaagcagcagcagcagcagcagcagcaccaGGCGGCGCCATTTGCATTTAGGCCCACTCACCACCGAAGAGCTCATTCCGAGGTTAACTTTAGATTACCGGAAGACTTAGATCTGGTTCCTGACCCTTTCGATGTACCTGCTGGGACTAGCTTCGACGAGATGGGATCCGAGGACGATCTCTTCTCTACTTACATGGACATTGAGAAGCTCGGCGGATCTAACAATTCCAActctaataataataacaataatgttAACGACGGCGACAATGCGGGTGGTGCTTGTTTGCCCCACAGTGGTGCGGATGGAGAGAAGAGCTTGCCCCCCGGAACTATGAGGCCCCGTCATCGCTATAGTAATTCCGTTGACAGTTCCAGCTTACTGTTGAATGAGAGCAGTATTGAAGCTAAGAAAGCTATGGCTCCTGATAAGCTTGCTGAGCTCTGGACCATTGATCCTAAACGAGCTAAAAGGTATGCTTAAAATTAATACTAGTTACTCCATTTCTCTTTATTTCCTCTTCAATTCAGCTGAATATGATTGGATTTGGTGATTCAaccttttaatttttctgtttggTTTGAATTTTTAGGAAATTACTAAGATCTCGAGTGTTTGGATCTTTGTGGATCTTGAGAGCCAGTCGAGTCAAAACTTTTCTTCCCGTTTTTTTTTCCACGTAGGATGCTGCATGTTTactctttccttatttttgaTCATTTCAACCCAGAAGGATGATCGCATTGATTTAGTTGTTTCTCCAGCAGAAATGCAGTCGGATGCATTTTGTGTTGCCCGCACTATTTAAGTCCAACAATCCAATTGTGGTGAACAACTTATAGTATCTATCTGATCTTCCTACATCTAACGCGCATATCAAGtttacttcttctttttttctcacTGAAAATTCCACAACTTTTACGCATTCAGCGTGTTTCGTGGTTTTCCGTACAAAACTGGTACCAAATTAGAGCTGTCTTTATTCCTTCTAACCTCTGTGTGAAAGGATTCTCGCTTCTCTTGATAGACTAATCTGGTTGATTGGTAGCTTCTAGATGTAGTGTTGACATGCCTATATCCTAGTGAGCAAAACCATGCCCATTCCGGCTGACATGCATTTGAAACGAGTTCCCACTCCATGGCATGCAACAGTGTCTTTAAACTCTTTCGTCTGATACATCAAGCTTTCTTGCTCCCACTAGTCAGAAGCTCAAAAGGCCTTGCACTGTGGTCAACTAGAATGGTTTTTTGTCTTTCTTGATCAGAaagattttgttgtttttttttcttcatagaTCATTTGATGAGTTTTCCAAATGATGCGCAGAATTTTAGCAAATCGACAGTCTGCTGCTCGATCAAAAGAGAGGAAAGCCCGCTATATAAATGAACTAGAAAGGAAAGTTCAGACACTTCAAACTGAAGCAACCACTCTATCCGCACAACTCACTCTTTTCCAGGTACCTAGAAGGTTCTTGTTTACTGAAATGAAGATTATGTTGACCATATCTTTGATTGATTAACTCTGCCTTTGTATTTCCAGCCGTGCATCCAGTTTGTACATATACCTAGAACTGAAAGTTATGGTTTTCTAGGTTTGAAATGGCCAATTCTTGCTCTTAGATTTGATGGTTTATAACTAAAATTTGAATGTTTTAATCCTTGggttattctttttgttttgaatcATTTGGTATTGAGGCTGCTAAGATCCTGGAAAACATACACAGCAACAATACTGTAAAAGGAGGGCAACTTCCACATTCTTCAAATTCCTCACATGAATCCACCCCTTGAACTGGTCTTTCATTGGTTTAAAGGCTACAATCAGATCTGATAAGATTGTGGTCCTGTTCCAATCAGGCAATTAATATTTCGTCTAGAGCACATATAGAGTTTCAATTATCAAAAGACACTTTACTTTAGGAAATAGAACAACGTTTATATTGTCTATTAGAGTAGTAATATACAACCCTGATCGTGCAAGTTTTTACTGATACCACGTGACTAAAAACATAGGGGGAAGACATTTATTTAAACCTAGATATGTTCCTAGTTTTCTGTTTATGTTAGTCTCTTGGATGTATTGGAACTCTATTTATATCTTGATATCTTCTAGGATTTAAGTTTACGTTAGTTCATATCCGGATATTGGATTATTCTTTTTAGACCTTTTAAATATACTTACCGTTACAACgcaaaaagattgaatttgCTTCCACTTTGTTTGTTAAACAGCCTCCTTTTACCAATTAAATTAGTAACAATAACCCAAATTCCTTTTTTGGAGATAACCTTGTTTGCTTGAGGATTTCCAGCTTATTTTGATAATTTGTTCTTAAGTTCAGTGCAATTGTAGACTTTCCTTgacaattgaaattttggaacttATTGCTGAGGCAAAGAAAGTTGTCTAGCATGTAGCGAATCATGTAAAATTAGCTGAATGAGAATTGTTCTTTTGGACTTGCGTGTTAGCTGGCAAATTTGTCCTGTTTAATTTTCATCAGGAAATCAAAGAAATCCACTTCCAATAATTATGAACACTTATGGTCTCATTCCATTTTTATACTAGCTACTACATTTATGTCATCAGTAATCAAACTGGTCGTAGTATATGAATCTTAATTAAACATATACCTATGTCATTTGGTGGAAATGAAGTTAAACAACTGATGCAAAATGGCAAAGAATAACAAAGGGATTGGAGATTGGGGAGCAATTAGGCAGAGATAGGAAAGAATGAATTTCGCATGGTATGCCACTAAAAACTAGGACATTTAAATTAGGGTGGATAAACCATGCATCATGGCTCATATTTTATAGGGCTTGATTTGTCATAAATGATATTGTCGACAAGTATCAGTTTTACTTTGCTGTTGTTTCTTCTGCAGAGAGATACGACTGGACTAACTACTGAAAATACAGAGCTTAAGCTCCGGTTACAAGCTATGGAACAACAGGCTCAGTTACGTGACGGTATGCATCCCTTTCCCTTAATTAAATTCGTTAGCTTCGAATTACCGCTGTACATATTATACTTGGTTAGGACAAGATTTATCATTCATATCACTGTGTCTGCATACGATGTTATGGTTTGAAAGCTTTTTCTGCTTttctagctctctctctctctcccgaACGAAAATGAATTCTTTCTAATGGTTTATTGTAGTATCCACCATAATTTATGAATTGTGTAGCATCATTTATTGCACGTGGAGACTATCAAGGTTGGATCTAAGCCTAATAATCCTATGCTTGATATTGCGTCAATGCGtagttctgatttttttttggtagtcaACTCTCAGCGTACATGACCTGGATTTTGATTAGATAAATAAAATCCATGCTCTCATCTGCACTGGCAAGTTCTTCGACAAATCCTAGATCACGCTCACACTTACCAACTTAAATGTGTTGATATAGGAGATTTATGTCAAAAGAAACCAATCAAGCTGTTGTTCACGGCTTGCTTACTCCTTCCTCATTCTTTCTCGCATTTTTTTCTGCGGCCACAAATCTTATGTGACGGTTTATGCCATTTATGAAATGCAGCGCTTAATGAAGCACTGAAACAAGAAGTAGAAAGACTTAGAATTGCCACTGGAGAAATATCAGGCCCTTCAGATGCCTACCATTTGGGGATGCAGCATGTTCCCTATAGTCAATCTTTCTTTTCACATCAGGCACAGCCAGGACACGGTGATTCCCAAAATCCACAAATGGCCCCGTTCAATCCCCTGCAGGCAAACATGTCCAATCGCCACCCCTCTTTGCTTGCACCTGCTCAAATGCACTCTTTTTCTGATACATTACAGCAGGATCCACTCGGTCGCTTTCAAGGCCTTGATATTGGGAGCAGGACCTCTCATACAGTGAAATCTGAAGGCCCTTCGCTTTCTGCCAGCGAAAGCAGCAGTACATTCTGATTGCTGATGATTGATGCATTGCTCCAACGGTATTTGTGAAGTTGTTCATAGACTGACACCCAGTTAACCTCCAGGTCCACCTattcttccatttttttattgtttatttgatttgtgtcTTAGGTTTCGGTAGCCTTGACTTGTTCTTTTGGTATCGGTCTTCAGTTATGGTGGTGGAGGTTCgtttatttattttccaacaTAAATTTTGGTTGAAGTGAGAGAGCATATTTCTGATCTGGTCCTTTATTTGTCTGGAAATGGCCACTATGGCCATGGGATCCATAGTAGCACGCACCTCTCGTGTGATCTTATTCTCAGTGTGTGTGTACCAGGTTAAACTAAGTAGCGGTCTGGGACGGTAATTGTACTGTAATTTACCGATGGGTGAAACACGACGATGTATACTGTTGCTTTATTAACTTTTTTGTCTCAGCTGAAACTGTTGTATTGTGTattcttctcctttttcttttcttcttcacgaAAAGCAAGTGGGATGATTCCGTACACGCACGTGATACCTGCAACTAGGCCAATCAATTGGGCCTAGTGAGCCAGGCTTTCGCAAGGGCAAGTTTGTGTTGAGCCCGGCCAAGAAAAAGCTCTCATCTGTGGAGCCCATAATCCATTTGGCCTTGTGTGTGAGATCGGGCTGACGGGAAATTTTTAGAACAATTCTCGGTGGACAATTATTTCCCAAACATGCATGCATGTTTAGCATATAAAATAGGGCGGGAGAGGGTCAAGTTGGATGCTAAAGTTCGTGGGATTATATGTAAAAGATTATGGGTTTAAGACTTCTTAAtttcccaaaaagaaaaagcatatAGAATAAGGTTATTTTCCCATAATGTTGAATTGTCCACTTTTTGTTCAAGTTGACTATGATTAGGGGGGGAAGGTTGAGGCAGATAGTACATGAAGGAGAGTGTAAGGTCCTGTTTGATAATctaattcagcacttaaatttaatagattcaaatcGTATGTAACATATGAcaaccaaaaattgaatatctaaattaattaaatgatactGAATTTTCTAAGTAAAACTTgctttcaaaatcaaaattaagtgataagccaTTCACTTTTCACTGAATATAATATGatttcaaatgtattagatttaatgcttaacaattcaataacttaatagattcagacTTCAAATTTCAGGGTTTAGTTTTATCTTAAAAATAAAGTTGACAATGACTAAGACCCAAGTCGGGCGCATCCTATTCCGGTTGTGAGCCAAACTTCAGCCCGGACATAATTCAATTAACAGTCCTGGTAATGCAAATTGGTTGTGTATTACGGTACACGGTAATTAATCCGTTCCAGTGAAGACGTCCTTCAATGCTAAGACGAAGGGAAAGTTTTCGTGTTTCTCCAATTCCATGTATATTCGACGTTCATGTAATGTAACTCCGCAAAGCCAACTCGCTTCACTCCCCAGCAAACCAAAACTGGTCCCAACTGTAGACAAGTAACAAACTTGTTAGCCGAGCAGGGACCATGAATAGCCATGGCCTCTACCCAATGCACATGGCATCCGTCAGCAATAAGCCTGCGATGCGGAGATGCAACTTCCTGTGGGGCAATCTTGTGGCCGCTCCAACAAGACCGCGTCCATAAATGCATGAGAAAAGTGTCGAGCAGCGCCTGCCTGAGGCCACAGAGAGCTGGGAGAACAACACAGGCCTCTAGCTCTATAATAGTAGCATTTGGTATCACCATTTTCATGGGGGGTTTTAAGTTGAAGGGGTCTTAATCCAATTACAAGTGGGACTAGCAGACATGAGACAACCCTTTTGATATACACTTTCATTGGTTCCTGACTTCCTCCAAACCAATAATGACATTTGGATAAAACCCACATGCCCTTTTTGTGGATGCTATTCTGAGCATCATTTATGTGTCCCCGTTTAAAAGGGATGTGAGGGCTTTATGGATCACGATTTTGATACTCCTCAACTACTCAAATCAAATGACTCAAATCAAATGGGGGGAAAAACGATTATATGCCATTCATGATTGCCTCATTATCTTGTGGAAATAACGAtcagaaatatatatatatatatatataaaatactAGTATATTCCTTTTGGCAGCCGCCGGGCGCCAGCGGAGTCGTCGTTAATGCGGTGGGATTGTGGAATTGGTACCTTCACTGTCAACAAAACACACAGTTTACTTTTGGCCTCGACAAGAGAAATGTAATCGACATTGACCAAAAGTACTGCTCTGTTTCCGTTGcacaaaaacaccccaccttcaaaaatgaaaaaacaaataaagaatcCACCAATCTCTTTGGCTCTGTATTCTCacggaaaaggggaaaaaaaaaaagaaaaaagaagaagaagaagaagaaaacaaagacAAAGTTGAAGATATGGTAAGAGAAATGGCGTTGGTTGAAATTAAAGGATGGTTATTCTATGACACTTGATTGTCGGGATGatcttttaaaatatttattactACTACTAGAGTCTAGAGAGTGAGAATACGTCCAAAAGCATCTTCGGCGATCtcccttatttatttattttttaacgtAGTCGACGGACACAAAATTGTCTCTtctacagagagagagagagagcgagagagagagaaggatcGAAATATGTGATGGAAACTCACCAGCGTAAAAAGGATGGAGTAGTAGTAGAAATTATTATTAGTAGATTTTGCATGTCCACTCCAGACTAGAGAGATTGTAATATGATAATGACGCACGGAAACAACGGGACCGTGATGTCCGCCTCTTGCATGTGCCCCCTAACATGGTAGGCCCTCCATACTATTTCCTAGTATTTAGATCTCCCAATCACCCCCTTTTCGGCTAATTACTAATTAAACCTTCTCCGGTTCAAACCTAATCTCACGCTAACCAGTATTTGATTAGATATTgcaagaataataataataataatggtggtacctctccccctttttggaTTTTTGTGGGTCCACTTTTCGGTCAGTCACTGATGATGAATGACAGCATTAATTAATCATTCATCACGTAACACACAAAATCACGATTAAGAATTGATCATTGCACGTAATAATAATTATACTACAATCGATAATTGCACACTTCACCACAAATGGCACACTTTCTGTCTAACCACGTGTGCTAAACGATACAATAATGTGGCGGTTACCAATAACAGCTAGAAAAATTTGACATTTTGGACTTTTTGTGCATCTCATCTGATTGTGTTCAAATTCCGCTTAAAAGTCCTAATCCCATACCAaatctaaaaacaaaaaaaagaattctGATTAAACC
This portion of the Coffea arabica cultivar ET-39 chromosome 2e, Coffea Arabica ET-39 HiFi, whole genome shotgun sequence genome encodes:
- the LOC113730251 gene encoding transcription factor RF2b-like yields the protein MQDPNVGIAKQQQQQQQHQAAPFAFRPTHHRRAHSEVNFRLPEDLDLVPDPFDVPAGTSFDEMGSEDDLFSTYMDIEKLGGSNNSNSNNNNNNVNDGDNAGGACLPHSGADGEKSLPPGTMRPRHRYSNSVDSSSLLLNESSIEAKKAMAPDKLAELWTIDPKRAKRILANRQSAARSKERKARYINELERKVQTLQTEATTLSAQLTLFQRDTTGLTTENTELKLRLQAMEQQAQLRDALNEALKQEVERLRIATGEISGPSDAYHLGMQHVPYSQSFFSHQAQPGHGDSQNPQMAPFNPLQANMSNRHPSLLAPAQMHSFSDTLQQDPLGRFQGLDIGSRTSHTVKSEGPSLSASESSSTF